Proteins encoded within one genomic window of Triticum aestivum cultivar Chinese Spring chromosome 2D, IWGSC CS RefSeq v2.1, whole genome shotgun sequence:
- the LOC123048862 gene encoding indole-3-acetic acid-amido synthetase GH3.8-like, with protein MAQYVPALEYYAGGLPLVSTSYASSEYYFGINLQPLCNPTDVSYTIMPNMAYFEFLPVDDATTGEVVAPEGDAARLVDLARVEAGREYEVVITTYAGLNRYRVGDVLRVAGYHNAAPRFTFVRRKNVLLSVESDKTDEVELQRAVERASELLRPHGAFVAEYTSHACTKRIPGHYVIYWELLTTSDEAVSKETIDGCCLQMEEALNAVYRQSRVADGSVGPLEILVVRPGTFEELMDYAISRGASINQYKVPRCVALPPVVDLLDSCVVSAHFSPGLPHWTPARRND; from the coding sequence ATGGCGCAGTACGTCCCGGCCCTGGAATACTACGCCGGCGGCCTGCCGTTGGTGTCCACCTCGTACGCGTCCTCCGAGTACTACTTCGGCATCAACCTTCAGCCGCTGTGCAACCCGACCGACGTGTCCTACACCATCATGCCCAACATGGCCTACTTCGAGTTCCTCCCCGTGGACGACGCGACCACAGGCGAGGTCGTGGCGCCTGAAGGTGACGCGGCCCGGCTGGTGGACCTCGCCCGCGTGGAGGCTGGGCGGGAGTACGAGGTGGTGATCACCACCTACGCCGGGCTCAACCGGTACCGCGTCGGCGACGTGCTCCGCGTGGCGGGCTACCACAACGCCGCTCCACGGTTCACGTTCGTGCGCCGCAAGAACGTGCTGCTCTCCGTCGAGTCCGACAAGACCGACGAGGTCGAGCTGCAGCGCGCCGTGGAGCGGGCCTCGGAGCTGCTCCGGCCGCACGGCGCGTTCGTGGCGGAGTACACCAGCCACGCGTGCACCAAGCGCATCCCGGGGCACTACGTCATCTACTGGGAGCTGCTGACCACCAGCGACGAGGCGGTGAGCAAGGAGACCATCGACGGGTGCTGCCTGCAGATGGAGGAGGCCCTGAACGCGGTCTACAGGCAGAGCCGGGTGGCGGATGGGTCCGTCGGGCCGCTCGAGATCCTGGTCGTCCGGCCCGGCACCTTCGAGGAGCTCATGGACTATGCCATCTCTCGCGGCGCGTCCATCAACCAGTACAAGGTGCCCCGCTGCGTCGCGCTTCCGCCCGTCGTTGACCTGCTCGACTCGTGCGTCGTGTCCGCCCACTTCAGCCCTGGCTTACCGCACTGGACTCCAGCACGGCGCAACGACTAG